One Torulaspora globosa chromosome 5, complete sequence DNA window includes the following coding sequences:
- the SFP1 gene encoding zinc-coordinating transcription factor SFP1 (ancestral locus Anc_4.265) — MDFTSMTMADNATSSAVTTSPTPPSGVSVMSEMGGGGRRNSGSGASGSVLFAEEGGDAMFQPHQSHNASITGSHNMAKLRRDSIAHSQGMGGVSWGSLTIGSWLRDEVMLHATLKNSRSNSSSKNTTIHLHPTHRNSSPASPPNGTTASIRRPSHFSAGSPPGAHNAYLPSLEKQYCKDYSCCGLSLPGLHDLLRHYEEAHIATSPGSAIPAGNAAYAASAAHAAASQQKRKSYQGTAPRQAPHTINYSGNRSAVTHQQQHIIQQQPHHRHPGGANGQTMSQQRMPLSPTATSAAHGGLNIAGVNSSLTDPSGAVAGQAPPQLHLNGNLVDAVSTNDVFLQANASQQNTTHNPQMLRRRGDMATMSAVPNASQNGKIPITAQHSFNAYSLNAASKSGQRNTNRLHNSSPHMAMSSANKFSHPMQVGMELDFMDEEDMIGGDIDDPAFMRLTNPLAHGANNVFGAHTNVGAARFNTMNMQAIGHPTPPPSTTAGTIPPHVINDEDDEDDDEDDDDDEEAAIGNSAASKTKSTRHNNHRQEGYIDDPARRLYVMDHEEHKPFKCPVIGCDKTYKNQNGLKYHKVHGHQNQKLHENPDGTFSIIDPESNEPYPDGMGYEKDKPYRCEVCGKRYKNLNGLKYHRGHSTH, encoded by the coding sequence ATGGATTTCACATCTATGACGATGGCGGACAACGCAACGTCTTCAGCAGTTACGACGTCTCCAACGCCTCCCTCTGGTGTTTCTGTAATGTCGGAGATGGGTGGTGGAGGCAGAAGGAACAGTGGATCTGGGGCTAGTGGCAGTGTTCTCTTTGCAGAAGAGGGTGGAGATGCGATGTTTCAACCACATCAGTCGCATAACGCTTCGATTACCGGATCACACAACATGGCGAAGTTGAGAAGAGACTCTATCGCGCATTCGCAAGGAATGGGAGGTGTGTCATGGGGGTCCCTTACCATCGGGTCCTGGTTGAGGGACGAAGTGATGCTTCACgccactttgaagaactcaAGAAGCAATAGTTCGTCGAAGAATACAACGATTCATCTGCATCCGACACATCGCAACAGCAGTCCAGCGTCACCGCCGAACGGCACAACTGCTAGCATAAGGAGGCCGTCTCATTTCTCAGCTGGTTCGCCTCCAGGTGCCCACAACGCTTACCTGCCCAGCCTCGAGAAACAGTACTGTAAGGATTACTCATGCTGTGGGCTATCACTGCCCGGTCTACACGATCTGTTAAGACATTACGAAGAGGCTCACATTGCAACCTCTCCCGGCTCTGCCATCCCGGCAGGAAACGCAGCGTATGCTGCGTCCGCTGCTCACGCCGCAGCATcgcagcagaagaggaaatcgTACCAAGGAACCGCACCACGGCAGGCCCCACATACAATCAACTACAGCGGGAACAGGAGCGCCGTTACgcatcaacagcagcatATAATACAGCAACAGCCGCATCATCGCCATCCCGGTGGTGCGAATGGTCAAACGATGTCGCAGCAGAGAATGCCTCTGTCACCGACCGCGACCAGCGCTGCTCATGGCGGACTCAACATTGCGGGAGTCAATAGCAGCTTGACTGACCCATCTGGCGCGGTAGCGGGTCAGGCGCCACCGCAATTGCATCTGAACGGGAACCTTGTGGACGCGGTGTCTACCAACGACGTCTTCTTGCAGGCCAACGCCAGCCAACAAAATACAACTCACAACCCGCAAATGCTAAGGCGGCGTGGCGATATGGCGACAATGAGCGCCGTTCCGAACGCTAGCCAGAATGGCAAGATTCCAATTACTGCTCAGCACTCTTTCAATGCGTACTCTTTGAACGCTGCTTCAAAGAGTGGCCAACGGAACACTAATAGGCTGCATAACAGCAGCCCACACATGGCTATGAGTAGTGCCAACAAGTTCTCTCACCCTATGCAAGTGGGAATGGAGCTGGATTTcatggatgaagaagacatGATTGGAGGCGATATAGATGATCCCGCATTCATGCGTTTGACTAATCCACTTGCACACGGAGCCAACAACGTCTTCGGCGCACATACAAACGTGGGTGCAGCAAGGTTTAACACAATGAACATGCAGGCGATAGGGCATCCTACTCCGCCGCCTAGTACTACGGCGGGCACGATACCGCCGCATGTGATAaacgacgaggacgacgaagatgacgatgaagacgatgacgacgacgaagaggcGGCCATTGGGAATTCCGCCGCTTCTAAGACCAAGTCTACTCGCCACAACAACCACAGACAGGAGGGCTATATCGATGATCCAGCGAGAAGATTATATGTCATGGACCATGAGGAGCACAAACCTTTCAAGTGTCCCGTCATCGGCTGTGACAAGACCTACAAGAATCAAAACGGCCTCAAATATCACAAGGTGCACGGTCATCAAAATCAGAAACTGCACGAAAACCCAGACGGGACTTTCAGCATAATAGATCCCGAATCCAATGAGCCGTATCCTGATGGAATGGGTTACGAGAAGGATAAGCCCTATCGTTGCGAAGTCTGTGGAAAGCGCTACAAAAACTTAAACGGTCTAAAATATCACAGGGGGCATTCAACACACTAA
- the SEI1 gene encoding seipin (ancestral locus Anc_4.266) → MKIDITRPLQLLQWSSYLGILVLVKLFVILPLAAILFNDFYLRLLPPDSSQWVPLSTFDISQDSAENNLVYDQTINRVLIERALPKTIDNGISQKINLRDHILYKVDLDTKFYCLPTARSKGQTTNIEELEIEIYSSNKPESLIYRRTIPIVCMRPDDSINIMELYKFGPSRLELFRKEWLNHFKAHDRISITSEMSSVRYVLKVPKSHKLVIQPDSGFRFRMSFEQGLRNVMLRWHKFSYAVGIVIFDLAISSLFVITAFFSFFLIMRRSSDKKDD, encoded by the coding sequence ATGAAGATCGATATCACGCGCCCTTTACAGCTCTTGCAATGGTCTTCTTACCTGGGCATATTGGTACTGGTTAAACTTTTCGTTATTCTGCCCCTTGCTGCAATTCTATTCAATGATTTCTATCTACGTCTGCTGCCACCAGATTCATCACAATGGGTACCTTTGTCAACCTTCGACATCTCGCAAGATTCTGCAGAGAACAATCTAGTTTACGACCAAACTATTAACAGAGTACTTATAGAAAGAGCTCTACCGAAGACAATCGATAATGGCATTTCGCAGAAAATCAATCTTCGAGATCACATATTATACAAGGTAGATCTGGATACCAAATTCTATTGTTTGCCTACTGCCCGCTCGAAGGGCCAGACGACTAATATTGAGGAActtgagattgaaatttACTCATCGAATAAACCGGAGTCCTTGATATACCGTCGAACTATTCCCATTGTCTGCATGAGGCCGGATGATTCGATCAATATTATGGAACTTTATAAATTTGGGCCATCTCGATTGGAGCTGTTCAGAAAAGAGTGGCTGAATCATTTCAAAGCTCATGATAGAATTTCGATCACCTCCGAAATGAGTTCAGTTCGTTACGTTCTGAAAGTACCAAAATCGCACAAGCTGGTAATTCAACCGGACTCAGGATTTAGATTTAGAATGAGCTTTGAACAGGGTCTGAGGAATGTGATGCTGCGTTGGCACAAATTTTCGTATGCTGTAGGAATTGTGATATTCGATTTGGCAATCTCTTCATTGTTTGTTATAACAGCATTTTTCTCATTCTTCCTGATAATGAGGAGGAGTTCTGACAAGAAGGATGACTGA
- the AHK1 gene encoding Ahk1p (ancestral locus Anc_4.267), whose amino-acid sequence MPLGQNQSAGAIEKDNENAATITGRPTPRHESNQEVRLFHSLNQFIELVSNEPTRAGTRERRRTSDKYVSNFLRLNLLSYLRQLQQHPESCEGHREVLIQWWVTLLNFLNSDLIPNQAEPRTSSTQLISFPDPLLSIETVSVCLESVSRLMSSLMILPKVRVRHTEIYSHHILLTIHYVTNRLILIAKSSKQPMNTLDNQSFLQFLNSYSSLLRSFLGKLNAYAFFYLPDEFHFDTQALLAITPDVTFQHSEGEKIFSWKKRSFSVPKNARSRLDPKDLDNRDTKFFKIVASYLRNDSVLMAFYWHYWYIVLRYLAKCEPTNDRGLNLDLLPGASILLEHVTCMFLRNDLNRFTKFVQSTNKTKSSNNAFNVSDTMPDSSAASTDVFMTNEMLNEFVFTNFSILRLWECLRSLAGCFQGDPNMSRLLRLHDLSQLKHVAEISAYDHSMANVIYNKTLQFVVFQFESYSLADFLNWDIWCRGIVAMLRTLNGNCQVVALLCLFNNWEYMLPAVQNQITTELLENLWFSLTTECDFQLSKVLFFKLLVFRVIPSADHLSKEVLKKRLESMFDEMCFLDNQLDQVDRDRQQDVLLFYGNRKFFLVQSKPREEEELICRAEREPKSKAKRPYQNFPSVLSTANVRPSLILKGGRYPYDVFDEMVVKAALMLAEKRRRDSETPLPTIEDPSSRSINESTSNDNKSSKSSPSISSALGSWFSKLSTTTDNRIRKLGSSQRRNSEKSAKAGAEQAFEIDVSLPSCHSTDMLSMYSTVSSLATGRTIASDEQLGNSDRNTSEHTSKAASRAAANSEKLQPDQRKKKKLLSPVELKYTSGITGHATVTTLFKALNVPCESMLSKVEKANVKWSVVTAKTYDKPLPKPADMAVETFIEDMRNQSLQSFEDGNIAVERLHSHGKSSNESTLLSNFSDNSFLPRPDYSILALGNENVSTNDSELAARVQKLTLDASLRGDTNCVADSFCNDREDEKARTLKRNRNMQLETRITKLSTLLRMFNQTVEEYYEHQNFINHGSIFIEFELKAHLGSQYTPDQFKRSI is encoded by the coding sequence ATGCCCCTGGGCCAGAATCAGAGTGCCGGAGCGATTGAAAAGGATAATGAAAATGCTGCCACTATTACAGGGCGACCAACTCCGAGGCATGAAAGCAACCAGGAAGTTAGACTCTTTCATTCTTTGAACCAATTCATTGAACTGGTGAGCAATGAACCAACTAGGGCCGGGACTAGAGAACGAAGGAGAACTAGCGACAAGTATGTTTCAAATTTTTTGCGTTTGAATCTGTTATCATATCTGAGGCAATTGCAACAGCATCCAGAGTCTTGTGAGGGTCATCGAGAGGTATTGATCCAATGGTGGGTCACTTTGTTGAACTTCCTTAATAGCGATTTGATTCCGAACCAAGCAGAACCGAGGACATCCTCGACGCAATTAATATCATTTCCGGACCCATTGTTGAGCATTGAAACAGTTTCTGTTTGTTTGGAGAGCGTGAGCAGATTGATGTCCTCGTTGATGATTCTGCCAAAGGTTCGTGTTCGGCACACGGAGATATATTCTCATCACATACTGTTGACCATTCACTACGTCACTAACAGGCTTATTCTGATCGCGAAAAGTAGCAAACAGCCGATGAATACCCTAGACAATCAGAGTTTTTTGCAATTTCTTAACAGTTATTCGTCATTATTGCGTTCTTTCCTGGGAAAGCTGAACGCTTATGCATTCTTTTATTTACCTGATGAGTTTCATTTTGACACCCAAGCCCTCTTGGCCATAACGCCAGATGTAACATTCCAGCATAGCGAAGGTGAAAAGATATTCagttggaagaaaaggtCATTCTCCGTACCGAAAAAtgcaagatcaagactTGATCCCAAGGACTTGGATAATCGAGATActaaatttttcaaaattgttGCATCCTACTTGAGAAATGATTCGGTTTTAATGGCTTTCTATTGGCATTATTGGTATATCGTCTTGCGATATTTGGCCAAATGTGAGCCAACCAACGATAGAGGGTTgaatcttgatcttttgccAGGCGCTTCCATTTTGCTGGAACATGTAACCTGCATGTTTTTACGGAATGACCTAAATCGATTCACCAAGTTCGTACAATCGACAAACAAAACCAAGAGCTCCAATAATGCTTTCAACGTATCAGACACTATGCCGGATTCATCCGCCGCATCGACAGATGTCTTTATGACGAACGAGATGCTAAACGAGTTCGTATTCACCAATTTCAGCATTTTAAGGCTTTGGGAATGTCTGAGAAGTCTAGCGGGTTGCTTCCAAGGTGATCCAAACATGAGCCGTCTGCTGCGACTGCATGACTTGTCACAACTGAAGCATGTTGCCGAGATTTCGGCGTACGATCATAGCATGGCCAATGTAATTTACAATAAGACTTTGCAATTTGTGGTCTTTCAGTTCGAGTCTTACTCTTTAGCCGATTTTTTAAACTGGGATATCTGGTGTCGAGGAATCGTAGCTATGCTACGTACCTTGAATGGTAACTGTCAAGTTGTTGCGCTACTATGCCTATTCAACAATTGGGAATACATGCTCCCCGCGGTGCAGAACCAGATTACGACTGAGCTCCTTGAGAACTTGTGGTTCTCTCTAACAACCGAATGCGATTTCCAATTGTCGAAAGtacttttcttcaagctgcttGTGTTTCGTGTTATTCCATCTGCAGATCACTTATCGAAGGAGGTGCTGAAAAAGAGACTTGAAAGCATGTTTGATGAAATGTGTTTTCTCGATAATCAGCTTGATCAGGTCGATCGAGATCGCCAGCAAGATGTGCTGCTGTTTTATGGCAATAGGAAATTCTTCCTTGTACAGAGTAAGCCGcgagaggaggaagagttGATATGcagagcagaaagagaaCCCAAATCAAAAGCGAAGCGACCTTATCAAAACTTCCCCTCCGTTCTCAGCACGGCTAATGTACGTCCGTCGTTAATCTTGAAAGGCGGCAGATATCCGTACGACGTTTTTGATGAGATGGTGGTAAAAGCTGCTTTGATGTTGGCCGAAAAGAGGAGGAGGGACTCAGAGACACCATTACCTACGATTGAAGATCCTTCATCACGCAGTATCAACGAGTCCACATCAAATGACAATAAAAGTTCCAAATCCTCTCCATCGATTTCAAGTGCATTAGGTTCATGGTTTTCAAAACTCTCCACGACTACTGACAACCGTATCAGGAAGCTCGGTTCATCGCAACGGAGAAATTCGGAAAAATCGGCAAAGGCGGGAGCTGAGCAAGCCTTCGAGATTGATGTATCTTTGCCCTCATGTCATTCAACCGATATGCTGTCCATGTACTCTACGGTATCATCTTTGGCTACTGGCAGGACCATTGCTTCTGATGAACAGCTAGGTAATAGTGATAGAAACACATCGGAGCATACATCGAAAGCGGCTAGCAGAGCAGCTGCAAACAGCGAAAAGCTCCAACCTGATCAACgcaaaaagaagaagctgttaTCGCCTGTGGAACTGAAATACACATCTGGCATAACGGGACATGCAACGGTTACTACTTTGTTCAAAGCCCTCAATGTGCCCTGTGAATCAATGCTGTCAAAAGTCGAAAAGGCGAATGTTAAATGGTCAGTAGTAACTGCAAAGACATATGATAAACCACTGCCCAAACCCGCTGACATGGCTGTTGAAACATTCATTGAGGACATGAGAAACCAGTCACTACAATCATTCGAGGATGGAAACATAGCCGTTGAGCGACTTCACTCGCATGGCAAAAGTTCAAATGAATCGACCCTACTTTCCAACTTTAGTGACAACTCATTTCTCCCGCGCCCGGATTACAGCATATTGGCCCTAGGGAATGAGAATGTTTCGACAAACGATTCAGAGCTGGCTGCTCGGGTTCAAAAACTAACCTTGGATGCCAGCTTACGAGGTGACACGAATTGTGTGGCTGATAGCTTTTGCAATGATCGAGAGGACGAAAAGGCGAGGACTCTGAAGCGTAATAGGAATATGCAGCTTGAGACCAGGATAACAAAGTTATCTACGCTACTAAGAATGTTCAACCAAACCGTCGAAGAATATTATGAACATCAAAATTTCATTAACCATGGATCTATCTTCATAGAGTTTGAACTGAAGGCACACCTTGGTTCCCAATATACGCCAGACCAATTTAAAAGAAGTATATAA
- the DUS3 gene encoding tRNA dihydrouridine synthase DUS3 (ancestral locus Anc_4.264) — protein MTGQERCADFDQQPTKRQDTSISKGIAQLKAEYIVCSQDAKVVSYDADEEPSSDRILNDVGSNDSGKKRKNKKGKKGQNKNRDNRQVKEAKALCPRYVQGTENGETCSFGDNCRFVHDISEYLSNKKPEIRSEVFTGCPVYQSIGYCPMGFKCRFLSSHLDGLKLIRRDEEDYRKFLDANHEVNHISGASKLDLVKKRFPFTKSEEVLEIIDAIQQEFRDSMEAAPEEKEAETTDEKAPQVVQRENELRTKRERQRELCLRYKDTRYFAQEKKQLDLRRKKIVSPLTTVGNLPYRRLMRKLGADVTYSEMALSVPLIQGTNSEWALPKAHVTEYPGFGVQIACSKAWQAAKAAEALACHTDGHVSEINLNSGCPIDLLYRQGSGSALLDNPARMIRCLNAMNYVSGEIPITVKIRTGTKDDHPVAEGLVRRLVYETDVSAITLHGRSRQQRYTKMADWHYISRVADTLRACEEEYAEKAERERSQRIQFVGNGDVNNFEDWYKHLESNEAIDSVMVARGALIKPWIFEEIDAQQHLDKSSSERLDILKDYAQFAMEHWGTDEYGISQCRRFFCEFMSFFHRYIPMGICERYPVQLNERPPNWRGRDELETTLGSTNVADWIKLSELFFGKTDENFVFLPKHKSNSFATA, from the coding sequence ATGACTGGGCAAGAGAGATGTGCTGATTTTGATCAACAGCCTACGAAAAGACAGGACACTTCTATCTCGAAGGGGATagctcaattgaaagcAGAGTACATTGTTTGCTCTCAGGACGCCAAAGTTGTTAGTTATGATGCCGATGAGGAGCCTTCTTCTGATCGGATATTGAATGATGTGGGGTCTAACGACAGTGGtaagaagaggaagaatAAAAAGGGCAAAAAGGGCCAGAACAAGAATAGAGATAATAGACAGGTTAAAGAAGCCAAGGCTCTGTGTCCAAGATACGTCCAAGGCACTGAAAATGGGGAAACGTGCAGTTTTGGCGATAATTGTAGGTTCGTTCATGATATTTCGGAGTACCTGTCGAATAAGAAACCCGAGATCAGGTCAGAAGTGTTTACCGGGTGCCCAGTGTACCAGTCAATTGGGTACTGTCCTATGGGGTTCAAGTGTAGGTTTCTGTCGTCGCATCTAGATGGATTGAAGCTGATCAGGAgggatgaagaggattACAGGAAGTTTTTGGACGCGAACCACGAGGTCAACCACATATCAGGCGCTTCGAAGCTGGATCTGGTCAAGAAAAGGTTCCCGTTCACCAAGAGCGAGGAAGTTCTCGAAATCATTGATGCCATACAGCAGGAGTTTAGAGACAGCATGGAGGCTGCGCCGGAGGAGAAAGAGGCAGAAACCACGGACGAGAAGGCGCCTCAGGTGGTTCAGAGGGAGAACGAGTTGCGGACCAAGAGAGAACGTCAACGGGAACTCTGTTTGAGGTACAAGGACACCAGATATTTTGCacaggagaagaagcagctaGATTTGCGCCGCAAGAAGATTGTGTCACCATTGACCACCGTCGGTAACTTGCCGTACCGTCGTCTCATGAGAAAGCTCGGCGCCGACGTCACGTATTCCGAGATGGCTCTAAGTGTTCCCTTGATCCAGGGCACGAATTCGGAATGGGCGCTTCCTAAGGCGCACGTCACCGAGTATCCTGGCTTTGGCGTACAGATTGCATGTTCTAAGGCCTGGCAGGCGGCCAAAGCCGCTGAAGCACTGGCGTGCCACACTGACGGTCACGTCAGCGAGATCAACCTGAACTCAGGGTGCCCGATCGATCTGCTTTACAGACAGGGCTCAGGCAGTGCGCTCCTGGACAACCCTGCCAGGATGATTCGGTGTCTGAACGCGATGAACTACGTTTCTGGCGAAATACCGATCACGGTCAAGATCCGTACGGGAACCAAGGACGACCATCCAGTCGCAGAGGGCCTGGTGAGAAGACTCGTATACGAGACGGACGTCAGCGCCATCACGTTGCATGGGAGATCCAGACAGCAGAGGTACACCAAGATGGCAGATTGGCACTACATTTCGCGCGTAGCCGACACTCTGAGGGCttgcgaagaagaatacgCCGAGAAGGCAGAGAGAGAGCGCAGCCAAAGGATCCAGTTTGTTGGCAACGGTGACGTCAACAACTTTGAAGACTGGTACAAGCATCTGGAATCGAACGAAGCCATCGACAGTGTTATGGTCGCGCGTGGCGCACTAATCAAGCCCTGGAttttcgaagagatcgatGCCCAGCAGCACCTGGACAAGAGCAGCAGTGAAAGACTCGATATCCTGAAGGACTACGCCCAGTTCGCGATGGAACACTGGGGAACCGACGAGTACGGTATCTCACAATGCCGCCGCTTCTTCTGCGAGTTTATGTCATTTTTCCACCGCTACATACCAATGGGCATCTGCGAGCGGTATCCGGTGCAGCTGAACGAGAGACCGCCCAACTGGAGGGGCCGCGACGAGCTGGAGACCACGCTCGGCAGCACCAACGTAGCCGACTGGATCAAACTCAGCGAGCTGTTCTTCGGCAAGACAGACGAAAACTTTGTGTTTCTGCCCAAACATAAGAGTAACTCGTTCGCAACGGCCTAG
- the BDF1 gene encoding chromatin-binding protein BDF1 (ancestral locus Anc_4.262), giving the protein MAEYDGGAVVVSDTQQHQHDVEIKGLKVAEEAESMSPTPVVGAAAAAPETPAASSPAQPEAVDAAGGGGEPEAEVNKTEPERVPAPAPPPEPDMDNLPRDPLPKHQQKHAVMTIKAVKRLKDARPFLQPVNPVALNIPFYFNHIKRPMDLSTIERKLNVNAYETPEQVAADFNLMVENCVSFNGANAMISQMARNIQAAFEKHMLNMPAKDAPPVKQTRKKRPIDEEPPVVIRRAQTHNGRPKREIHPPKSKDIYPYETRKPKSKKLQQAMKFCAGVIKELTSKKYASFNYPFLEPVDPVAMNLPTYFDYVKEPMDLGTVAKKLDNWKYQTLEEFERDVRLVFENCYKFNPDGTIVNMMGHRLEDIFNTKWAERPIIDDYESEADSNEYGYGYDYDSDIYDSNDSDSIIDESSITNPAIQYLEEQLERMKHELQQLKKQELDKIRKERRLARGSRKQRTKRSRRGRLSPGENGQSLNGFKNKKKFKTVVTYDMKKIITERINDLPTSKLEKVIAIIKKSMPHLAEDDEVELDLDTLDNNTVLTLYNTFFREYDTSPNDANGVNGNIANGLEHSLSPPTNGHARKRRSKALSQEEQTRQIEKIKNKLAILDGASPLSQNGSPINSAYQVNHVNGFSSSDDDEASSESEEE; this is encoded by the coding sequence ATGGCGGAGTACGACGGAGGCGCGGTCGTGGTGAGTGACACacagcagcaccagcatGATGTGGAGATCAAGGGCTTGAAGGTGGCGGAGGAGGCGGAGTCTATGTCGCCGACGCCAGTGGTGGGCGCTGCCGCGGCAGCGCCCGAGACGCCGGCGGCTAGCTCGCCAGCTCAGCCGGAGGCTGTGGATGCTGCCGGGGGCGGTGGTGAGCCGGAGGCGGAGGTGAACAAGACAGAGCCGGAAAGAGTTCCGGCTCCGGCTCCGCCGCCGGAGCCGGACATGGACAACTTGCCGCGCGATCCGCTGCCCAAACACCAGCAGAAACACGCAGTGATGACGATCAAGGCGGTGAAACGGTTGAAAGACGCGCGGCCGTTTCTGCAGCCGGTGAACCCTGTGGCGCTGAACATTCCTTTTTACTTCAACCACATCAAGCGGCCGATGGATCTGTCGACGATAGAGCGCAAGTTGAATGTCAACGCGTACGAAACGCCCGAGCAGGTGGCGGCAGACTTCAACCTGATGGTCGAGAACTGTGTCTCGTTCAACGGGGCGAACGCGATGATATCGCAGATGGCGCGCAACATACAGGCggcttttgaaaaacaCATGCTCAACATGCCGGCAAAGGACGCGCCACCGGTGAAACAGACGCGCAAGAAGAGACCGATCGACGAGGAGCCGCCCGTGGTGATTAGACGCGCGCAGACCCACAATGGCAGACCCAAGAGGGAGATCCATCCGCCGAAATCCAAGGATATCTATCCCTACGAGACGAGAAAGCCCAAGTCGAAGAAACTGCAGCAGGCAATGAAGTTCTGTGCGGGTGTGATCAAGGAGCTGACCAGCAAGAAGTACGCGTCGTTCAACTATCCGTTCTTGGAACCCGTGGACCCCGTGGCGATGAATTTACCCACGTATTTCGACTACGTGAAGGAACCGATGGATCTCGGCACAGTGGCCAAGAAGTTGGATAACTGGAAGTATCAGACGCTGGAAGAGTTCGAAAGGGACGTAAGGCTCGTTTTCGAGAACTGCTACAAATTTAACCCGGACGGTACCATTGTCAACATGATGGGTCATCGTttggaagatatcttcaataCGAAGTGGGCAGAGAGACCCATCATAGATGATTACGAATCTGAAGCGGACTCTAATGAATACGGTTACGGTTACGATTACGACTCCGACATTTATGATTCCAATGACTCGGACTCGATCATCGATGAGAGTTCAATCACAAATCCTGCTATTCAGTACTTGGAAGAACAGCTGGAGAGAATGAAACATGAGCTACAGCAATTAAAGAAGCAGGAACTCGATAAGATTAGAAAAGAGAGGCGACTGGCCCGTGGGTCAAGAAAACAGCGCACAAAGAGATCCAGGAGAGGCAGACTATCACCGGGCGAAAATGGTCAATCtctcaatggcttcaagaacaaaaagaagttcaagacAGTGGTCACATACGATATGAAGAAAATCATCACCGAGCGGATCAACGATCTGCCAACTTCCAAGTTAGAAAAGGTCATTGCtatcatcaagaaatcgatgcctCATTTGGCcgaagatgacgaagtGGAACTGGATCTCGATACGCTGGACAATAACACCGTCTTGACACTTTACAACACATTCTTCAGAGAATACGACACGTCGCCGAATGACGCAAATGGGGTAAACGGCAATATCGCTAACGGTCTGGAGCATTCGTTGTCGCCACCAACCAATGGCCACgcaaggaagagaagatctAAAGCGCTAAGTCAGGAGGAGCAGACGAGACAgatcgaaaagatcaagaataaACTGGCCATTTTAGATGGAGCCTCTCCTCTAAGTCAAAACGGTTCACCAATAAATTCGGCCTATCAGGTAAATCATGTAAATGGGTTCTCTTCGTccgatgatgacgaggcAAGCAGCGAAAGCGAGGAGGAATGA
- the YET3 gene encoding Yet3p (ancestral locus Anc_4.263) has protein sequence MSLYYSLVFGILVVEVVIFSVLALPIPTKFRKPLTLVLLRPFRNEVVQISIKVILGFILLLFVDTINKVYNIDRELAGSSSAAAKGGAVVSSQDRIELLSRKFLAQRNMYLTGMTLFLTFTVARTFGLVQELLQQKDRYRKESPKFDTSESEKENEQRKQELLQEIERKDAEIARLKEKAEALQAEM, from the coding sequence ATGTCGCTATATTATTCTTTGGTATTTGGGATTTTGGTGGTGGAAGTGGTGATCTTCTCTGTTTTGGCTCTTCCGATCCCGACCAAGTTTCGCAAACCGCTGACGTTGGTGTTGTTGCGGCCGTTCCGGAACGAAGTGGTCCAGATTAGTATCAAGGTTATTCTGGGGTTCATCCTGTTGCTGTTTGTGGATACGATCAACAAGGTGTACAACATCGACCGGGAGCTGGCCGGATCGTCTTCGGCAGCCGCCAAGGGTGGGGCTGTCGTGTCGTCGCAGGACAGGATCGAGCTGCTGTCGCGCAAGTTCCTGGCGCAGAGGAACATGTATCTGACGGGGATGACACTGTTTCTCACTTTCACCGTGGCGAGAACGTTCGGTCTTGTCcaggagctgctgcaaCAGAAGGACAGGTACCGGAAGGAATCGCCAAAATTCGACACTTCCGAGAGCGAGAAGGAGAACGAGCAGAGGAAGCAGGAGCTGTTGCAGGAGATCGAGCGGAAGGACGCGGAGATTGCTCgtttgaaggagaaggcCGAGGCGCTCCAGGCGGAGATGTAG